The following coding sequences lie in one Thalassoglobus polymorphus genomic window:
- the tsf gene encoding translation elongation factor Ts, translating into MAEITAAAVKALREKTDLPMMDCKKALVAADGDESKAIEILREQFEKVMVKRADNATAEGRIFTKTSEDGATSAAVVMLCESAPVAGSEGLAAIGNAAVSQLLTGPGADSGEALLEQENPAGGTLKDLYEETINKIREKIVIGQVAKVTGPTGIYVHHDGKTGVLFEAEGEPKNADILRDIAMHIAAMRPKVATVDNVDPALVQAERDRLTEEAKASGKPDNIIEKIVDGRMSVFYREEAGVLTEQPFAKEDSKTVSQILAENGLKAKRFTLLTVSD; encoded by the coding sequence ATGGCCGAAATTACAGCCGCAGCAGTCAAAGCATTGCGGGAAAAAACAGATTTGCCCATGATGGATTGCAAAAAAGCACTCGTGGCAGCAGACGGTGATGAAAGCAAAGCCATCGAAATCTTGCGCGAGCAGTTCGAAAAAGTCATGGTCAAACGTGCTGACAACGCAACAGCCGAAGGTCGCATCTTCACGAAAACATCTGAAGATGGAGCCACCTCAGCTGCTGTTGTGATGCTTTGCGAATCTGCACCCGTTGCTGGCAGCGAAGGTCTTGCCGCTATCGGAAATGCCGCTGTTTCTCAACTCCTCACAGGCCCGGGAGCCGATTCTGGCGAAGCACTGCTTGAACAAGAAAACCCAGCTGGTGGAACGCTGAAAGACTTGTACGAAGAAACGATCAACAAAATTCGTGAGAAGATCGTTATCGGACAGGTTGCCAAAGTGACTGGTCCTACGGGAATTTACGTTCACCACGATGGCAAAACTGGTGTTCTCTTCGAAGCTGAGGGTGAACCGAAAAATGCAGACATTCTTCGTGACATCGCGATGCACATCGCAGCAATGCGACCTAAAGTCGCTACCGTGGACAATGTCGACCCTGCTTTGGTCCAGGCTGAGCGTGATCGACTCACCGAAGAAGCCAAAGCGAGTGGTAAGCCAGACAATATCATCGAGAAAATCGTTGACGGCAGAATGAGTGTCTTCTATCGCGAAGAAGCTGGCGTTCTCACTGAACAGCCGTTCGCCAAAGAAGATTCGAAAACTGTCAGTCA